The nucleotide window GTTTGTAAGTTGTCCCGCGATGGCGTCTGTTGCTCTCAGATCCATCCAAGTTGTAGTAATATATCTGTTTCAGAATGCAATGTGTTGAGCCAAAAGCGACAGATGCAGATTGAAAATTTGATCTAACGAATcgatttattaatattttgagAACATTAGATAGACTGAAAGAACGGCAAGATATTACCCCATAAGCTATACAAAAAGGTACAGGATTTTAAcgtggttttttattttctggagAGGTcaaagaattttatttatttattatttttgtgagaTGAATGGGCCGAAACTTGCATTAGTCTATATCTCGCTGCATACTATTATAATACAGTTGGCGAATGTCATGGGAATTTTTTAGAGGTTTTAAACGAGGAAAAAAACTTTCTTGTAACGggaataacactattttgttatatccgaccaataacataataatatgtgaaaaagTTATCATACGTGTTATTGTGTTATGGGCCGAGGATAGCAAAAAATGGCATCCCCATTTTATGAGAGTTTCTCTCCCAAACAAGGGCTTCTAattgtattatatatgtatactatCCCAGTAGCCGTTGGCAGCTAGCAGTTGGGTGCTACGCGTAAGTCCTTTCGGTTCGAGATTGTGGTCTACCCTAGCGCTAGTGATAAGAGTAGCCACTCTCCCTTTAAACTTTTgtttaccaaaaaaacaatAGGGATAAACCCAAACTCACCAGAAAAGACAGCATAAGAAAAACGAAAGCCAAGTTGAGCAAAAAATTGAATAGAAAATTACTCAGAcggatatttttctttagaaTAGCTAGAAGTATTACTTTCTTTTCGTATGGTCTAAGTTTTAATAGGCACCTAATTAAGGCCTTTATGGCTTGtccatatttaaaaaaatttattagaaaatatatgtgtatattttaTTGAACATGTTTCATTCAATATTGTTCGCCCAATTGTTTTAAGATATATTGAATCTAAATTCAATTTTATTGAACATGTCTCATTCAATATTGTTAATTCTTCTAAGTCTTCtatatttctcttctctttttttttctttttttttcatgtggtATTTGGAAGTGCTTTCGTGATGCATAGTTGTTTTAGTGAGCAAAAATTTTGAAGCTGTAGGGTTTTACGAGAATAACTTGAATCGATTGATGATACTCTTAATAAGTAAAAATTTGGGTATCGGAAAATCTAAGCGAATTACGTGAAATATTGTATATGGATTAGTGCAATGTTGGGTTACAATCCCAAACGCACTTTGTTAAACATGTATCACTTTAGCAAGTGAAGACCTTTGTGAGCATTGTCCTTACAATCAAGGAGCTATAACTACAATGTACATACCAATTAGTGAAGAATTCCTCCAAAATGTCGTTTTTATGACATTTCtcattgaaaaaaacaaacttatATTATTCATATTTACGTTATTAACTACAATGTACATACCAATTAGGTATTTGTTTAGTGGTACTCTCTTTTCAATACCAGAAAAAGTTCCAAATTTAAATCTCATCTCTctcattattttaaaaaaacaatatatttattaagacaATAAAAAACTATTGAGTGGGAGAAGCTACTCTACAgctatcagagccaggtttcGATCCTGGGACCTGTGGGTTATGGGCCCACCACGCTTCCGCTGCGCCACTCTGATTGTTGAGAATCATCCGTCTGTAAATCAATTTAAACGCGACTGAAGTTTGGAAAACTTATTAGTTGCCTTTCCGTACTTCCCCTTTCCTCAACTCCATTGAAGTCCATTGAAGTGGGTCgcagaagaagaacaagaatgaGGAGGCGACCTGGAATTGGCGGCTTGCAGACAGCCGCTGCTGCTAGGGTTTGTGATGATTCTTCTCCTTCATTGATTGCTGCCCCTAATTATTGGTATTCAATTAACCAAGCCATGCTGGTTTTGCAGGACCAATATCGGTTGTTAGGCGAGAATGTCGCCAAGATCAGAACCGATCTCATGAAGGAACAGCTTACCACTTTTCGAACCCAGTTGGAAGATTTCGCTCGAAAACACAAGGTCCCATTTTGTCTTCAATCATTTTCAAATAGCAAATtatgtgaattttttattgGTATCAATTTATGTTGACTGTGGATGTGTATTGTACAGAATGATATTCGCAAGAACCCTGCTTTCAGATCACAATTTCATAACATGTGCACTAAGGTTGGAGTAGATCCCTTGGCCTCCAACAAGGGTTTCTGGGCAGAGCTCTTGGGGATTGGTGACTTCTATTATGAACTTGGttggtaatttcttcttcatctctttgCATATCTGCAAAAATTGGCggttattattgttgttgctaagattgtttatatatatatatgttccaGGCCTCTGTTAAGTTGCAAATTCAGTGCCCAATATTTTGTAGGATATCTggctttatttatatatattgttgcaGGCAAAGTCCCTGCATTTTATATGGgagtgtgtgtatatatattctaaaatGGAGCTCATTGGTTAGACAGGGGTGCAAATTGTTGACATTTGCTTGGCAACAAGACCCCACAATGGAGGTTTGATCAACCTGCAAGAACTCTGCAATCTGCTTCGTCAGAGGCGAAGGAGTGACCGTGAAGCTGTGTCTGAGGATGATTGCCTGCGTGCTATAAGTAAACTGAAGGTAAATATGGTTAGCCTGTCCATCCATTACTTGTACAAGTGTCAGTCAGAAATTGATGTGAGTATAAGGTACTTCAATTAGGAAGGCCTTAGACAAGGGATTGCTCCCAAGCCCCAAAGCCCCCAAAGCCCCCAAGCCCCCAAGCCCCCAAGCCcccaaagaataaaaataaatcttgTGCTCCTTTGGTCTTACTAGAAGAGGTTCACCTCCTGAATGTCGGGTTACTAGGCCTAAGGGGCTTGAATCCATGCCACATTTTTGCTACGGGACAGAACACTATGGCTAGTGCTTTTAGGCCTTTAGCCTGGTGATTGCTGGAAGGCTGATTAAGTTTTGTTATCATTGTATATGAGTAGTTGTAGTAGTAGTCCCTTTTGATCTCATGTTATTGACACCctatattttatgatttattacgGCTTTATGTACTCTTAAGCATTTCATAAACTTTGTCTTAAGCAGTTCATATTATATCTCTGCAGCAGTTAGTACCACATTATTATGATTGTTGACTAAGTGATGTATTATACTAACAACTGTTTCTTGATTCCAGGTATTGGGCAATGGTTTTGAGGTGATTTCTGTTGGAAAGCGAAAGCTTGTTCGTTCTGTTCCAACTGAGTTGAACAAAGACCATAATGAAATTTTAGAGCTAGCCCAGGTtgcaaatttttgttttatcttcCTGCTAACTTTGGAAGGAGTATAAATTTGAGCAAACTTATTTGATGTTTACGATCTAGATGGGTTACTTAAACTTATGTTCCGGTTCTCTTCTCTTAGGCTCAAGGATTTGTGACTGTTATTGAGGTAGAGAGACGGCTATCTTGGACCACTGGTCGTGCAATTGATGCCTTCGACACTTTACTAGATGTAAGTTGACGACATTTACTAAACTACTCATACTAGTATCCTCTCTTTCCCTTCAGTCTATGAAGTATACATGCTAGGATTGCTGGGGCTCAATAAACCCTTGCTTTTCTCAGGAGGGTCTTGCAATGATTGATGATGGCCACAAAGATGGTATTCGCCGATATTGGTTCCCTTGTGTATCTTCCATCTCGACTCCAGGAGGAGCTGACACCTAACAAACATGAGGCTTCTCAATATTAATGGAGTTCAAAAAGGGTTCTGTGTGCATACTGAATGATGGCTGATTTATCTGTGATTTCCTTTTGTAATACTAGTTGGTCAAACAGACTGCTGATGGACAATGTTTTTCATCTTATAAAGGAGTCATTTGCAGGGAATAACTCATGTTACTTCTCTCTGTGAAACAAATAGTTTTATTGATGAAGTATATTGGAGGAAAACATGATGCTCTGCAATGAAGCTGAAcacaacttttttgttttattggcATCtatgatcatatatatatagacatcATCTCATCTCTTTCAAGAACTCTCAGTTTCTTCTGTCCATTCAGAGGTAGGCTCGCTCCAAGACTTGGGGCGCACCCCTTGcttcaaaaataacatctccAATGCCTCAAAAACATTATGCTTGTCCAGAAACCCATTCCAGACTCCACTCACAATGCAGTGATTGTTGTTGTAAGGCTTCGGGTGGTGCGCCGCATGCTGATTCCGCGATACCAAGATTCCCAAGTCTTGCAGTGCCACGACTACCGGCGGCAACTGGCTCTTCGTGCTGTGAGCCCAAGCATGAAATTGTTGGCAAAACATAATGGAACCTGAGCACACTGCAACTAACCCATGAACAATTGGATCATCACAAACGACGTCTATAGGAAGCACCATGAAAGTCACAACACGAGCCACAACAGGTAAATTGTTAGCAAATTGACGCCTGGTTATTGTCCATGGCCACTTGTGGTGACCTTGAAATGCCTCAATTTGGGAGCCAACAATTGGGGTTAATGCGCTACCGTAATTGTCAATACCCCAGCGGTAAATTCCGGAGCCAAGGTCAGCCAACACATAGCCCACCAAGCCTGCTAAAATGGGTTCGAGCCATATGTGTGAATTGGCTACACCAATTATGGATTTGGCTAGAGAAACTAGCACCATGGTGCAGCCACATGCAACCCACGCACGATGAGACCATGTTGATAGCAAACTTGGGTCATTGAGCTGGGTACGGATAGCGCCTCAGATTACTAGGTCGCCGGCGTTGGGCTTGATATTGGTTGTGAAAGAGCCAATCATACTTGTGCTGAGGGTGGGAGTCTGGTGCTGGGGATTTTGGCGGAACTTGGTTTCAGTTGAGATAGAGATCCTCAAAAGAGTTTGTTGTCTCAGGTCACTAGAGGTCGTTTTACCCATGTCCCTCGTCAAGCTAACAAAGTGTCCAGTCCAATTCGATTTAATTAACTCAATTtacaaaagttcaaaacatCTATCGAAACTAAATTATTACGGTCTGGAAGAGTGATTGCAATGATTATATTGACGAAAGAACATATGAGAAGAACATGATAATCTGCAACCAAATGGAACACAAAAGTTGTCTCTGTTTTAAGTACATGATATTGAACTACGTAGTTTGAAAGAAATATTAAGTTCAAGCACCTGATTCAAGAGCTGGTGATGATCATATACATAGACTGATATCACCTAATCTCTTGAAATAAATCTTACAATATACATTATGCAAAGAGTAAATAAATCTAGGAAGTCAAAAAAAAATGGTAATCGAAAGctccaaaagtaaaaaaagaatgtTCATTGGGCTGTAAGTTGAGAAGTGGTCTCAGTCTCTTCAGTCCATTCAGAGCTAGGCTCACTCCAAGACCTAGGCCTCACCCCTtgcttaaaaaacaaaatcatctcCAATGCCTCAAAAACCTTGTGCTTATCCAAGAACTCATTCCAAACTCCACTCACAATGCAGTAATTGTTGTTGTAAGGCTCCCGGTGATGCGCTGAATGCTGCGACCGGGACACCAAGACGCCGAAATCCTGCAATGCCACCACCAATGGAGGGAGCCTGCTCTTTGTGCCATGCGCCCAAGCATGAAACTGTTGGCTAAACATAATGGAGCCTGAGCACACTGCAACAAACCCATTAACAATTGGATCATCACAAACGAGGTCTATGGGGAGCACTATGAAAGTCACAACACGAGCAAGGGCGTGCAGATTGTTGGCAAATTCTCGCCTGGTGATTGTCCAAGGCCACTTGTGGTGCCCTTGAAATGCCTCAATTTGGGCACCAAAAATTGGAGTTGAGGCTCCACCGTAATTGTCTATGCCCCAATGGTAGACTCCGGAGCCAAGATCAGCCAGCACATATCCAACCAAGCCAGCTAAAATGGGCTCAGCCCACATGTGTGAATTGGCTGCACAAGTTATGGACTTGGCTAAGGAAACTAGAACTGTTGTGCACCCACTTGCCACCCATGCACGGTGAGACCATGTTGAGAGCAAACTTGGGTCGTTGAGCTGGGGGCGGGTGGGGTTCGGGAGGAGGGGCGGTGGGGGCTCGAGCCTCCGTATCGGTGGTTCGAGGACTAGctttttggggttggggttAGGGTTGggcttggtggtggtggcggcagAACAATGCACAGCTGTGCGGAGGATTGGAGAGTGGCTTGTGTGGAGTTGGTGTTGGAGACTTGGGTGGAGCTTGGCTTGAGTTAGGATAGACATTGGAGGGTGCTAAAGAGAAACCAATGTAAGAGGCTAACTGGaggcaatatatatatagagagagagagagagtggaatTTGGAGCTGTGGAGGTGGTTTTGTGGTGAGAAgctgatgagagagagagagagagagaggaaatgaTGTGGTAGGCATAAGGGATGCGTGGGGTTTCTGAAATCCTCAAATGACTTATTGTGACTTCGTCACGTATGATGttcttttggtttggtttggacttTAAAAGGTCACCCCCTCTCATATAAAGAGCTCGAATATGATTAATGAGTTTTTGACGTTGATATGTTatgttattaaattattattattttgaattaataaATCTCTTAtttagaatttaaaattttaagtgaAATAAGCAGGTTGCTGAGTCTCTTAATTCAACAACACAAAAgagttgaattttctttttcaaacacTAAGATGGAGATCAATTTGATACTTACCCTAATCCTGCCCTTTTCCCTATCCCTCTCACAACTTGAGCTCACAACCGATTCTCACTTGAGTAGTCAAATTGCCCTAACATGTAGGACATATTACATACGTGGAATCATTTGAGCCGTGGATGTGATTTGATCGAAAAGATGAGTGCAAACAATAAAGACGGTCTTTAATTTATTGTGTGGTGGCACTGGTGTATAAGTTGGATTTGAGAGAGTGGTTGAAGTgctttctcctttcttctttgttcttttctttttttttctttttttttttggaataatcaaatttctttctttgaatttttcttttgtaaattatAGGACTGAACTCGATGATAAAATAATTGGAAGTTGAGGAATATTCAAGTCCTTAAGCATATACGGAATAATATTCAAATGAGATCCTTGTCAATACTGTGCACAACTTGCTGGTGGTAGTTGTGGTTGAAGTTTCCTAAGCTTCACTTTCTAAAATATACGACGTGAAAGCGATCAATTGCGTTAAGATGCTAAATTAGGAAGGATGAATTACCAAAATAGTTTATCTACTAATTTCatctttatattttcaatttagCTAACTTAATTATTGTATTGTACGCTTTAATGAAATTGGTCAATTTTGTCACATTATTGTAAGGTAACATTAGAACATTTTGAAAGTTTAAAAGGCTCAAagccaaattaaaattaatatgaaaCACAAGAAATAGTTCAAGAGGGACATCTAAATTTTTTCCTTGAAATCTAGGAAACTGTTATTGGAGATGCCCTAAGCATGGACAATAGAATAGCATACTCAGgtataaataaaagatatcGAGAAAGGAGAGAATTGAACATAGGACCTTGGATGCAAGGATAAATACTTTTAATCATTCAAGTTATAAGCCCCTGAAGATAAAGCttagtattaatttttatctttatggtgcatttgatttttgataaaaagaatttgggaatggagaattgttttttttttttttggtgtcaaaaatgaaaaattatttgatttatCATGTTTTATAAGTCTAAGCGCATACGAAATATTTTCCTGACAATaagtattttttgggtttttgagaattccactttatatatatatggataaaaatatattgtgTAGTGATTGTGAAGTGTAATTGTGTTGCAACCCATTCCAAAGGTCACATTTTAGCATTTAAGTGGCACCGAAAATATGGAAGGCAATAAATTGTTTTTCATTATGTTGGGACATTTGGTTCTTGGGCTTTATGACTTGTCCATATATTAgaagatatatataatcatgggagactttggaaaagcccaaaggagagagaaattttttaaaagaagccaaaatggacaaaattgcccttatttattttttgatttcctaaagaatcctttacatttgcatgtctttggtttgaaagttgagaggtttttctgtctttttttaaaaagctttggctttttccaaaagtgaaagtttttttatgggtaaaacctaaatttacttataatcattttaattattactcATCCAACTATCTACAAAGCTAAATACCTTTTTTAAAGGTCGAAAGGAACGCATTACCCCATGAATTACACACAAAGTTTAAAGAAATTACCGTTCTTGCTTGTAAAATAAAGAGATGAAGTCAACTTTATACTTAATTTCTTATATACATATCTATATAGAAAACATGACCCTTTCTAGAGATTGGCCAAAATATGCATTAATATATTTCTAGCATGTTATAATTATAcataatgcaaatattaagataGGAATTTCCATATTAAAAGCTAAGGGCTTCTTATTGTTATAAATATATGTGAatgtggatgaccaccataacACCTATTATCTCCACTTTTTCATGTTCGTAATTTATACTCTTA belongs to Prunus persica cultivar Lovell chromosome G4, Prunus_persica_NCBIv2, whole genome shotgun sequence and includes:
- the LOC18778288 gene encoding vacuolar protein sorting-associated protein 22 homolog 1, translating into MRRRPGIGGLQTAAAARDQYRLLGENVAKIRTDLMKEQLTTFRTQLEDFARKHKNDIRKNPAFRSQFHNMCTKVGVDPLASNKGFWAELLGIGDFYYELGVQIVDICLATRPHNGGLINLQELCNLLRQRRRSDREAVSEDDCLRAISKLKVLGNGFEVISVGKRKLVRSVPTELNKDHNEILELAQAQGFVTVIEVERRLSWTTGRAIDAFDTLLDEGLAMIDDGHKDGIRRYWFPCVSSISTPGGADT
- the LOC18779734 gene encoding fatty acid desaturase 4, chloroplastic, with protein sequence MSILTQAKLHPSLQHQLHTSHSPILRTAVHCSAATTTKPNPNPNPKKLVLEPPIRRLEPPPPLLPNPTRPQLNDPSLLSTWSHRAWVASGCTTVLVSLAKSITCAANSHMWAEPILAGLVGYVLADLGSGVYHWGIDNYGGASTPIFGAQIEAFQGHHKWPWTITRREFANNLHALARVVTFIVLPIDLVCDDPIVNGFVAVCSGSIMFSQQFHAWAHGTKSRLPPLVVALQDFGVLVSRSQHSAHHREPYNNNYCIVSGVWNEFLDKHKVFEALEMILFFKQGVRPRSWSEPSSEWTEETETTSQLTAQ